A window from Enterocloster bolteae encodes these proteins:
- the ilvD gene encoding dihydroxy-acid dehydratase yields the protein MRENDILKGEQGALKRALYKSMGFTGEQLGKPIIAIANSYTNATPGHFVLKQLCESVKEGIIKAGGTPMEFSTVAPCDGIAEGHEGMRYILPTRDLIASSIECMVRAHRFDGLVLLGSCDKIVPGMLMAAARLEMPAIFLNGGPMYPASYCGRHYDGNIVTEAIGWKQQGRIDEEEFRHIEDIAEPCPGSCAMLGTANTMSALSESLGMSLMGSSTIPAVLAARMAKGVETGEKIVELVQKGVTTRDILTEEAFENAVMHLLTMGGSTNGILHLQAIYHEAGLGELPLSVFDEFSRKIPQVASIYPASEFDMVDFYEGGGVPAVLKEIEEYLHKDTLTVSGLTMGEALSRFSYTNNRNMIKTAEEPFAPTGGVAILKGNIAPLGCVIKPAAVPKHMFRYSGRAQVFTTEEESYQAVLEGRVKPGTCMVLMYEGPKGGPGMPEMYKTMKYLEGMGLSDTCALITDGRFSGSNRGLFVGHISPEAYEQGDFALIQDGDVIEIDVDARSIELKVPEEILEERRKRFVPVEKEVKRGYLRTYRRISASASKGAVVE from the coding sequence ATGAGAGAGAACGATATCTTAAAAGGGGAACAGGGTGCTCTAAAGCGGGCTCTGTACAAGTCTATGGGATTCACCGGGGAACAGCTGGGCAAACCAATTATTGCCATTGCTAACAGCTACACCAATGCGACGCCGGGGCATTTTGTATTAAAACAGCTGTGCGAGAGCGTAAAGGAAGGGATTATCAAGGCAGGAGGAACGCCCATGGAGTTCTCCACGGTGGCTCCCTGCGACGGTATTGCGGAAGGCCATGAGGGGATGCGCTACATTCTGCCCACCAGGGATTTGATTGCGTCATCCATTGAGTGTATGGTAAGGGCCCACCGGTTTGACGGACTGGTGCTGCTGGGCTCCTGCGACAAGATTGTACCGGGCATGCTGATGGCTGCGGCCAGGCTGGAGATGCCGGCCATTTTCCTGAATGGAGGCCCCATGTATCCGGCTTCCTACTGCGGCAGGCATTACGACGGAAACATTGTGACAGAGGCTATTGGGTGGAAACAACAGGGAAGGATTGATGAAGAGGAGTTCCGGCATATTGAAGATATTGCGGAACCGTGTCCTGGCTCCTGTGCCATGCTGGGAACTGCTAATACCATGAGCGCCCTATCGGAGAGCCTGGGAATGTCCCTGATGGGAAGCAGCACCATTCCGGCTGTCCTGGCAGCCCGCATGGCAAAGGGGGTTGAGACCGGAGAGAAAATTGTAGAACTGGTTCAAAAGGGAGTCACCACAAGGGACATCCTTACAGAGGAAGCATTTGAAAATGCGGTTATGCACCTTTTAACAATGGGCGGATCCACCAACGGTATTCTCCATCTCCAGGCAATTTATCATGAAGCCGGACTGGGGGAACTGCCGCTCAGTGTATTTGATGAATTCAGCAGAAAAATTCCGCAGGTGGCCTCCATTTATCCGGCTTCGGAATTTGACATGGTTGACTTTTACGAGGGAGGCGGAGTTCCGGCCGTATTGAAGGAGATAGAGGAATACCTGCACAAGGATACCCTGACGGTATCCGGCCTTACAATGGGGGAGGCACTGTCACGGTTTTCTTATACCAATAACAGAAACATGATTAAAACGGCAGAGGAGCCCTTTGCACCTACAGGCGGTGTCGCCATATTAAAGGGAAACATAGCGCCGCTGGGATGTGTAATCAAGCCCGCGGCCGTGCCAAAGCACATGTTCAGATATTCAGGCCGTGCCCAGGTCTTTACCACCGAGGAGGAATCCTATCAGGCCGTACTGGAGGGCAGGGTGAAACCAGGCACCTGCATGGTCCTGATGTACGAGGGGCCAAAAGGCGGACCGGGTATGCCCGAGATGTACAAAACCATGAAATATCTGGAGGGAATGGGGCTGTCTGATACATGCGCCCTGATTACGGACGGAAGATTTTCAGGGTCCAACCGCGGACTTTTCGTGGGCCATATCTCACCCGAGGCATATGAACAGGGGGACTTTGCTCTGATACAGGATGGGGATGTGATTGAAATTGATGTTGATGCCAGGAGCATAGAACTTAAGGTGCCGGAGGAGATACTTGAGGAACGCAGGAAACGTTTTGTTCCTGTGGAAAAAGAAGTAAAGCGGGGATATCTGAGGACATACAGAAGAATCAGCGCATCTGCATCCAAGGGAGCAGTTGTAGAATAA
- a CDS encoding TRAP transporter small permease, protein MKKKKNFEYYLIVFLFTILIVVCFLQVLFRFVFNLPLAWTEELSRYVFIILIYCGASAAVLDNAHVRVELIDNVLSERGRFALDIAVKLLCAAVSLVIAYNSRQIIYNASLSKQLSASLRIPMAGLYALVAVMFCLIAFRFLQAVFKMIVRKKEVETKS, encoded by the coding sequence ATGAAAAAAAAGAAAAACTTTGAATATTATCTGATTGTTTTTCTGTTTACGATTCTGATAGTGGTGTGTTTTCTCCAGGTGCTGTTCCGCTTTGTGTTCAATCTTCCGCTGGCATGGACAGAGGAGCTGTCCAGGTATGTATTCATTATCCTGATATACTGCGGTGCCAGCGCAGCTGTGCTGGATAACGCCCATGTCAGGGTGGAGCTGATTGATAATGTACTTTCAGAGCGCGGCAGGTTTGCGTTAGACATTGCAGTAAAGCTGCTGTGCGCTGCCGTCAGCCTGGTCATCGCCTACAACTCCAGACAGATCATTTATAATGCCAGCCTTTCCAAACAGCTGTCCGCCTCTCTCAGAATTCCTATGGCAGGCCTGTATGCACTGGTTGCTGTCATGTTCTGCCTGATTGCCTTCAGATTCCTGCAGGCAGTGTTTAAGATGATAGTCCGGAAAAAGGAGGTTGAAACCAAATCATGA
- a CDS encoding Gfo/Idh/MocA family protein yields the protein MKGIKKVKTAVIGCGAISRIYFENMTNAFEILEVAGCCDLNRQLAEDTAAAYDISVLTMEEILEDSGIEIVVNLTNPAAHYGVIRNLLEHGKHVYTEKVLAATFGQAQKLAALAHEKGRLLCSAPDTFLGAAVQTARYLVESGVIGTVTSCVAVLQRDARLLAEKFPYTSRPGGGIGIDVGIYYTTAMVNILGEVKEVCGMSGVCMPEQSHYFVKNESFGETYVQESETYLAGSLQFKNGCVGTLHFNSRSIRTEKPYVAFYGTEGILFLEDPNFFGGDVKVILKGQTEPVVFPHTHGYDGDDRGLGVAEMAWALRKGRVPRTRADMALHSLEVLTGVIESGHTKHFYEMQTGFERQPMLPRGYLGGTYAMNQPEGALAL from the coding sequence ATGAAAGGAATCAAAAAGGTAAAAACAGCAGTTATCGGATGCGGGGCCATCAGCCGCATCTATTTTGAGAACATGACAAATGCGTTTGAAATCCTGGAGGTGGCTGGATGCTGCGACTTAAACCGGCAGCTGGCTGAAGATACGGCGGCGGCCTATGATATCTCTGTCCTGACCATGGAGGAAATCCTTGAGGATTCCGGGATTGAGATTGTGGTGAACCTGACCAATCCGGCGGCCCATTATGGGGTGATACGGAACCTTCTGGAACATGGCAAGCATGTGTACACGGAAAAGGTGCTGGCAGCAACCTTCGGCCAGGCCCAGAAACTGGCTGCGCTGGCCCATGAAAAGGGAAGGCTGCTGTGCAGCGCCCCGGATACATTCCTGGGAGCAGCCGTGCAGACTGCCAGGTATCTGGTGGAATCGGGCGTGATTGGAACCGTGACTTCCTGTGTGGCGGTTCTGCAAAGGGATGCCAGGCTTCTGGCTGAGAAATTTCCCTATACATCCAGGCCGGGGGGAGGCATCGGGATTGATGTGGGGATTTATTATACCACAGCCATGGTTAATATCCTGGGAGAGGTGAAGGAAGTGTGCGGCATGTCCGGTGTATGCATGCCGGAGCAATCCCATTACTTTGTAAAGAATGAAAGCTTCGGGGAAACCTACGTCCAGGAGTCGGAGACATACCTTGCCGGTTCCCTGCAGTTTAAGAACGGATGTGTGGGAACCCTCCATTTTAATTCAAGAAGTATCCGCACAGAGAAGCCTTATGTTGCCTTTTATGGAACAGAGGGAATCCTGTTCCTGGAGGACCCCAACTTCTTTGGGGGTGATGTGAAGGTCATCTTAAAGGGACAGACAGAACCGGTTGTATTTCCACATACCCACGGATACGACGGCGATGACAGGGGACTTGGGGTGGCAGAAATGGCCTGGGCGCTGAGAAAGGGACGTGTTCCCAGAACCAGGGCGGATATGGCGCTTCATTCGCTGGAAGTCCTGACCGGTGTGATTGAGAGCGGGCACACGAAGCATTTTTATGAAATGCAGACCGGGTTTGAGAGACAGCCCATGCTGCCAAGGGGGTATCTGGGTGGAACGTACGCCATGAACCAGCCGGAGGGCGCCCTGGCTTTATAG
- a CDS encoding RraA family protein, with the protein MVVWKNDDELFALMRETLYSSVIGDILDKMNYLHQFLPWRIQPMRENMVVAGRAMTVLEADALETVSEGQNPIMRQSFGLMLEALDDLKKNEVYICTGSSPTYALVGELMCTRMKILGAAGAVVNGFHRDTNGILDLDFPCFSYGRYAQDQGPRGKVIDYRVPIDMEGVKINPGDIVFGDLDGVLVIPKEIEEEVIVRAVEKATGEKMVAEAIKNGMAAKASFDKYGIM; encoded by the coding sequence ATGGTTGTATGGAAAAATGATGACGAGCTTTTTGCTCTCATGAGGGAAACACTGTATTCATCTGTTATAGGTGATATATTGGATAAAATGAACTATCTCCATCAGTTCCTGCCATGGAGGATTCAGCCCATGCGGGAAAATATGGTGGTGGCCGGAAGGGCCATGACTGTGCTTGAGGCAGATGCTCTGGAGACAGTATCTGAGGGGCAGAATCCAATCATGAGGCAGAGCTTTGGCCTTATGCTGGAGGCGCTGGATGACCTTAAGAAAAACGAAGTATATATATGTACCGGATCGTCACCCACATATGCCCTGGTAGGGGAGCTGATGTGTACGAGAATGAAGATACTGGGTGCGGCCGGCGCTGTTGTAAATGGATTTCACCGCGACACCAACGGAATCCTGGACCTGGATTTCCCATGCTTTTCTTATGGGAGATATGCCCAGGACCAGGGCCCCAGAGGAAAGGTGATTGACTACAGGGTTCCCATTGACATGGAGGGAGTGAAAATCAATCCCGGAGACATTGTATTTGGGGACTTGGACGGTGTCCTTGTTATCCCTAAGGAGATTGAGGAGGAAGTGATTGTCAGGGCTGTTGAAAAGGCTACCGGAGAGAAGATGGTGGCTGAGGCCATTAAGAACGGTATGGCTGCAAAAGCCTCTTTCGATAAGTACGGGATTATGTAA
- a CDS encoding IclR family transcriptional regulator — MERESQYTISSVKKALKVLKLFDSAHKSMTLTEISERADMRKGTMVRVLTTLEEEGFVRYDEISKRYSLGMSIYVLSSNAFQFISVVEAARPYLEKVTTELNLIAHLSVLEGEKIVLIDRVVPNANAVVFDLNSKIGGEVEAHNTGAGKVLTAYSAAEVREKIISHCSFESYSERTITDKDEYRRVLDAVRKNGYATNEGESEPYLKCITYPIFGYGGKIEAALSLSGIIQYFDTGLEQRCHEALKEICEKISAAMGQSL; from the coding sequence ATGGAACGGGAAAGTCAATATACAATCTCATCGGTAAAAAAGGCGCTAAAGGTTTTAAAACTCTTTGACAGTGCCCATAAAAGCATGACGCTGACTGAAATCAGCGAGAGGGCAGATATGCGCAAGGGAACCATGGTCAGGGTGCTGACGACCCTGGAGGAAGAAGGGTTTGTAAGGTACGACGAGATTTCCAAGCGCTACAGCCTTGGCATGTCCATTTACGTGCTGAGCAGCAATGCATTTCAGTTTATAAGCGTTGTGGAAGCTGCCAGGCCTTATCTGGAGAAGGTTACAACAGAACTGAATCTGATTGCCCATCTGTCTGTGCTTGAAGGCGAAAAAATCGTGCTGATTGACCGTGTGGTGCCCAACGCAAACGCTGTTGTCTTTGATTTGAACTCTAAGATAGGCGGTGAAGTGGAGGCGCATAATACGGGGGCAGGAAAGGTGCTAACTGCCTATTCTGCGGCAGAGGTCAGGGAGAAAATTATCAGTCATTGTTCCTTTGAATCATATTCAGAGAGGACCATCACGGATAAGGACGAGTACAGAAGAGTCCTGGATGCTGTCAGGAAAAACGGTTATGCCACCAATGAAGGGGAAAGTGAACCTTATTTGAAATGTATTACATATCCCATATTCGGTTATGGAGGCAAGATTGAGGCGGCTCTCAGTTTGAGCGGAATTATTCAATATTTTGACACCGGGCTGGAGCAGAGATGCCATGAGGCGTTAAAGGAAATCTGTGAAAAGATTTCCGCGGCCATGGGGCAGAGTCTGTAA
- a CDS encoding GH1 family beta-glucosidase → MMQRYEGNSGKAEAGKHHFPEGFVWGVATASYQIEGAWDEDGRGETIWDRYCSIPGNILDGDDGKTACDHYHRYKEDVALMKQMGIRAYRFSIAWSRILPKGYGEVNQKGLDFYSCLIDELLDAGIEPYITLYHWDLPQALQDMGGWTNPDMPRYFMEYARIVMDAFHDRVKKWITLNEPYCAAFLGNYEGRQAPGLRDFSAAVQVSYHLYVGHGLAVEYFRKQGYEGEIGITLNLMGRLPLTDSEEDRAAAVRADGYLNRWFAEPIVFGRYPEDMVELYRSKGVRLPEFKEEHMKLIGQKLDFIGLNYYNDFYVKADEHVWPLGFKIENPKHIPINDRNWPVTEQGFTNMLLRMKNEYGIETIYITENGTSSHDVVSMEGRVEDGPRKDYLHRHLLALWEAVSQGVNVKGYFQWSLYDNFEWSFGYESRFGIVFVDFHTQERIIKESGRWYSGVIRDNAV, encoded by the coding sequence ATGATGCAGAGATATGAAGGCAATTCCGGTAAGGCGGAGGCGGGGAAACATCATTTTCCGGAAGGATTTGTCTGGGGGGTGGCAACCGCGTCCTATCAGATTGAAGGGGCATGGGATGAGGATGGAAGAGGGGAGACCATATGGGACAGATATTGTTCCATTCCCGGCAACATTCTGGATGGGGATGACGGGAAAACAGCCTGCGACCATTACCACAGATACAAAGAAGACGTGGCGCTGATGAAGCAGATGGGAATCAGGGCATACCGCTTTTCCATTGCCTGGTCCAGGATTCTTCCCAAGGGATACGGGGAAGTGAATCAAAAGGGGCTTGATTTCTACAGCTGTCTGATAGATGAATTGCTGGACGCCGGGATTGAGCCGTATATCACCTTATATCACTGGGACCTTCCCCAGGCCCTGCAGGACATGGGGGGCTGGACCAATCCCGATATGCCGAGGTATTTCATGGAGTACGCCAGGATTGTCATGGATGCATTCCATGACCGGGTAAAGAAATGGATTACTTTGAATGAACCGTACTGCGCGGCTTTTCTGGGCAATTATGAGGGACGGCAGGCACCGGGACTGCGCGACTTTTCCGCCGCCGTACAGGTTTCCTATCACCTCTATGTGGGGCATGGCCTGGCAGTGGAATATTTCCGCAAGCAGGGATATGAGGGGGAAATCGGAATCACCCTGAATCTTATGGGAAGGCTTCCGCTGACAGACAGCGAAGAGGACAGGGCGGCGGCTGTCAGGGCGGACGGATACCTGAACCGCTGGTTTGCTGAACCCATTGTGTTTGGCAGATATCCTGAGGACATGGTTGAACTTTACCGATCCAAGGGAGTCCGGCTGCCTGAGTTTAAAGAAGAGCATATGAAGCTGATAGGCCAGAAGCTGGATTTCATCGGGCTGAACTATTACAATGACTTTTATGTAAAGGCAGATGAGCACGTATGGCCCCTTGGTTTTAAGATAGAGAATCCCAAACACATTCCGATCAATGACAGGAACTGGCCGGTAACAGAGCAAGGGTTTACAAACATGCTTCTGCGCATGAAAAATGAATACGGCATTGAAACGATTTATATTACGGAAAACGGCACCTCTTCCCACGATGTGGTTTCCATGGAAGGAAGGGTGGAGGATGGACCGAGAAAGGATTATCTTCACAGGCATCTGCTCGCGCTTTGGGAGGCTGTTTCCCAGGGGGTTAATGTGAAGGGATATTTCCAGTGGTCCCTGTATGATAATTTTGAGTGGTCCTTTGGATATGAAAGCCGTTTCGGAATTGTATTTGTGGACTTTCATACACAGGAGCGGATTATCAAGGAAAGCGGTCGCTGGTATTCCGGTGTAATCCGGGATAACGCGGTATAA
- the dctP gene encoding TRAP transporter substrate-binding protein, whose protein sequence is MKKRMLAALLAGSMLLTACGGTGGQTVSQAPKGEASQSAPADTGTQSGQKVTMKVSVGVADNHFEAIAVNKMKEYIEEQTGGNFTVEIFTGAQIGNDQEVFEGLKLGVADMLPCGTDIIGNFSKDFGLLSLPYLFDNEKQVEAVVEGEFGQSLLKELEDIGYVGLGFGNFGFRHTTNSKHPINSVEDMKGLKIRTMTTPIHLEVFEALGANPTPMAFSELFSALQQGVVDGQENPLMNIYANKLHEVQKYLTLDGHVFTFVTFVVSKDWYDKLDPSYQQILNDGIKIATEYMKESCESEDALALEKMKEAGVEVVELTPEAKDEFREAVKGVSEKYGNEINPDRYKEMLDIIAAVQ, encoded by the coding sequence ATGAAGAAGAGAATGTTAGCAGCATTATTAGCCGGGAGTATGTTATTGACAGCATGTGGCGGCACAGGGGGACAGACAGTGTCACAGGCACCGAAGGGAGAGGCATCCCAGAGTGCGCCGGCAGACACCGGGACACAGTCAGGCCAGAAAGTTACCATGAAGGTCAGCGTGGGTGTGGCTGATAACCATTTTGAGGCGATTGCTGTAAATAAGATGAAGGAATACATAGAAGAGCAGACAGGGGGAAACTTCACGGTAGAGATATTCACAGGAGCCCAGATTGGAAATGACCAGGAGGTTTTTGAGGGACTGAAGCTGGGAGTGGCGGACATGCTTCCCTGCGGTACGGATATCATCGGAAACTTCTCAAAGGACTTCGGACTGCTGTCACTGCCATATCTCTTTGACAACGAAAAGCAGGTGGAGGCTGTTGTGGAAGGCGAATTCGGACAATCACTGCTAAAGGAGCTTGAGGACATCGGCTATGTGGGTCTGGGATTTGGAAACTTTGGCTTCCGTCATACAACCAACAGCAAGCATCCAATCAACAGTGTGGAGGACATGAAAGGATTAAAAATAAGGACCATGACCACGCCGATTCATCTGGAGGTGTTTGAGGCATTGGGGGCCAATCCCACTCCTATGGCATTCAGCGAGCTGTTCTCTGCATTGCAGCAGGGCGTTGTTGACGGCCAGGAAAATCCGCTAATGAATATTTACGCTAACAAGCTTCATGAGGTTCAGAAGTATCTTACCCTGGATGGTCATGTATTTACCTTTGTCACATTTGTCGTTTCCAAGGATTGGTATGATAAACTGGATCCATCCTACCAGCAGATTCTGAACGATGGTATAAAGATAGCCACTGAGTATATGAAAGAGAGCTGTGAGTCTGAGGATGCATTGGCTCTTGAGAAGATGAAGGAAGCCGGAGTTGAGGTGGTGGAGCTTACCCCTGAGGCAAAGGATGAATTTAGGGAAGCTGTGAAGGGTGTCAGCGAAAAATACGGCAATGAGATAAATCCGGACAGATATAAAGAAATGCTGGATATCATTGCAGCGGTGCAGTAG
- a CDS encoding iron-containing alcohol dehydrogenase family protein, with protein sequence MKGQESVYLPHFTIGLNAFDAFRDVIGRYGNKIAAVHGEKAWNAAGRYVTQAVEKAGMTTTGEILYGHEATWSNVERLVADQRVRQSDVLLAVGGGKCVDTVKLAADLLRKPVFTIPTIASNCAPVTKLSIMYGEDGTFEKVKRLNSVPVHCFIHPGIILDAPIRYLRAGIGDAMAKHVESEWSAKAGEKLSFGSEFGILAGRLCFYPMLEFGKKAVEDAKAGIVSEELEKILLNIIITPGIVSVSVHSDYVGGIAHALFYGLTRRRQIEENYLHGDVVAYGTLVNLMVDRDWDKLEKTYRFNRSLGLPSCLKDLGLTLEDDLEDVLAAAVENQELSHTPYPVTADLIQEAMRELESYRA encoded by the coding sequence ATGAAAGGACAGGAGTCTGTTTATCTTCCGCATTTCACCATCGGGCTCAATGCATTTGATGCGTTCCGGGATGTGATTGGGAGATATGGAAATAAGATTGCGGCGGTTCATGGGGAAAAAGCCTGGAATGCCGCCGGCCGGTATGTTACACAGGCTGTGGAAAAAGCCGGCATGACGACGACGGGTGAAATTCTCTATGGCCATGAAGCCACCTGGAGTAATGTGGAACGTCTGGTTGCAGATCAGAGGGTCAGGCAGTCGGATGTGCTGCTGGCGGTGGGAGGCGGAAAATGCGTGGATACCGTAAAACTGGCAGCAGATCTTCTGAGAAAGCCTGTGTTTACGATTCCCACCATTGCATCCAACTGTGCTCCGGTTACAAAGCTGAGTATCATGTATGGTGAAGACGGAACGTTTGAGAAGGTGAAACGGTTAAATTCGGTTCCGGTCCATTGCTTTATCCATCCCGGGATTATCCTGGATGCCCCTATTCGTTATCTCAGGGCCGGCATAGGAGATGCCATGGCAAAACATGTTGAGTCGGAGTGGTCGGCCAAGGCAGGAGAGAAGCTGAGCTTTGGAAGCGAATTTGGTATTTTAGCGGGAAGGCTGTGCTTCTATCCAATGCTGGAATTTGGTAAGAAGGCAGTGGAAGACGCTAAGGCGGGGATTGTCAGTGAAGAACTGGAAAAAATATTGCTTAACATAATTATCACTCCGGGAATCGTGTCTGTATCCGTACATTCGGATTATGTGGGCGGGATTGCCCACGCATTGTTCTATGGACTTACGAGACGCAGACAGATCGAGGAAAATTATCTTCATGGAGATGTGGTTGCTTATGGTACACTGGTTAATCTGATGGTGGATCGGGACTGGGATAAGTTGGAAAAGACTTATCGGTTCAACCGTTCCCTTGGACTGCCGTCATGTCTGAAGGATTTGGGACTTACCCTGGAAGATGATCTGGAGGATGTGCTGGCGGCGGCTGTGGAAAATCAGGAACTCAGCCATACACCGTATCCGGTTACGGCTGACTTGATTCAGGAGGCTATGAGGGAGTTGGAAAGCTATAGGGCCTGA
- a CDS encoding class I SAM-dependent methyltransferase, which yields MWLADEWKDYEVIDCSKGEKLERWGDYLLVRPDPQVIWDTPRNHKGWKKMNGHYHRSSKGGGEWEFFHLPEQWSIGYKGLTFNLKPFSFKHTGLFPEQAANWDWFGARIREAGRPVKVLNLFAYTGGATLAAAKAGASVTHVDASKGMVAWAKENAQSSGLADAPIRWIVDDCVKFVEREIRRGNRYDAVIMDPPSYGRGPKGEIWKIEDAIHPLVKLCVQLLSDKPLFFLINSYTTGLAPAVLSYMIGVEIVPRFGGTVSAEEVGLPVTQTGLVLPCGASGRWEA from the coding sequence ATGTGGCTTGCAGACGAGTGGAAGGATTATGAAGTGATAGACTGTTCAAAGGGAGAAAAACTGGAGCGCTGGGGTGATTACCTGCTGGTGCGCCCGGACCCTCAGGTTATCTGGGACACCCCCAGAAACCACAAGGGCTGGAAAAAGATGAACGGCCATTATCACCGCAGCAGCAAGGGCGGAGGCGAGTGGGAATTCTTCCATCTTCCTGAGCAGTGGTCCATTGGATATAAGGGACTTACCTTCAATCTAAAGCCCTTTAGTTTTAAACACACCGGTCTGTTTCCCGAACAGGCTGCCAATTGGGACTGGTTTGGCGCCAGGATTCGCGAAGCCGGACGTCCGGTCAAGGTCCTAAACCTGTTTGCGTATACCGGCGGAGCTACCCTGGCCGCAGCCAAGGCTGGCGCCAGTGTCACCCATGTGGACGCCTCCAAGGGCATGGTGGCCTGGGCCAAGGAAAACGCCCAGTCCTCAGGACTGGCCGATGCCCCCATACGCTGGATCGTGGATGACTGCGTGAAATTCGTGGAGCGGGAAATCCGCAGGGGCAACCGCTACGATGCGGTCATCATGGACCCTCCCTCCTATGGGAGGGGACCAAAAGGGGAAATCTGGAAGATAGAGGACGCCATTCATCCTCTGGTCAAGCTGTGCGTCCAGCTCCTGTCAGACAAGCCCCTGTTCTTTCTGATTAACTCCTACACCACCGGACTGGCGCCCGCAGTCCTTTCCTACATGATAGGCGTGGAAATCGTCCCCCGTTTCGGCGGAACAGTAAGCGCCGAGGAGGTGGGCCTCCCTGTCACCCAGACAGGCCTGGTGCTGCCCTGCGGGGCATCCGGGCGCTGGGAAGCATAA
- a CDS encoding TRAP transporter large permease: MSIFLMMMAVFLVFVFLGIPVSFSIGLSTVAAVLAKGMPLAFVSQMAFTGLDSYTYLAIPMFILAGYLMETGGLSKRLVNFAASLVGNIHGGLGIITVLACAFFAAISGSSPGTVAAVGAMMIPPMVEKGYDRDFSAALTASAGSLGVLIPPSIPMVLYCIAGEVSIGEMFMAGFIPGFLMTAALALTTYVISKKNGYKSDEGEFEWKKVAASFKEAIWPLLAPVIILGGIYSGIFTPTEAAVVVVVYSMFVGLFITKELKVSDLPGILYKGAVTAGTTVFILAFAMAFSRYLTLNQIPQLIGSVILGITGNVHVILILFVLLCFVTGTFLETASQVLIYTPLFLPTLKGLGVSPLHFGILLTVGTMLGMMTPPVGINLFVAQGISGAKISKMTKAILPFLFVMLFVQILFVFFPGFSTFLPGLFSK, translated from the coding sequence ATGAGCATATTTCTGATGATGATGGCAGTATTTCTGGTATTTGTATTCCTTGGGATACCGGTATCGTTCAGTATAGGACTGTCGACTGTGGCGGCGGTCCTGGCCAAGGGTATGCCCCTGGCGTTTGTATCACAGATGGCATTTACGGGATTGGACTCTTATACATACCTGGCTATCCCTATGTTCATTCTGGCCGGCTATCTTATGGAGACCGGCGGGCTGTCCAAAAGGCTGGTGAATTTTGCAGCCAGCCTTGTGGGAAACATTCATGGAGGGCTGGGAATCATAACCGTGCTGGCCTGTGCTTTTTTCGCGGCCATCTCAGGCTCATCTCCGGGTACGGTTGCAGCCGTAGGTGCGATGATGATTCCTCCCATGGTGGAGAAGGGGTATGACAGGGATTTTTCCGCAGCATTGACAGCCAGTGCAGGTTCTTTGGGAGTCCTGATTCCGCCATCTATTCCCATGGTGCTCTACTGTATTGCCGGTGAGGTGTCCATTGGAGAGATGTTCATGGCAGGATTCATACCTGGTTTCCTCATGACAGCAGCCCTGGCTCTCACCACCTATGTGATTTCCAAAAAGAATGGATACAAGTCTGATGAGGGAGAATTTGAGTGGAAGAAGGTGGCTGCCAGTTTTAAGGAGGCAATCTGGCCTCTCCTTGCCCCGGTCATTATCCTGGGCGGCATATACAGCGGTATCTTTACTCCCACGGAAGCAGCCGTGGTGGTAGTGGTGTATTCCATGTTTGTAGGACTGTTCATCACAAAGGAGCTTAAAGTGTCGGACCTGCCCGGTATTCTCTATAAAGGTGCAGTTACAGCAGGAACCACTGTATTCATACTGGCATTTGCAATGGCATTTTCACGCTATCTCACATTAAACCAGATTCCGCAGCTCATTGGAAGCGTGATTCTGGGCATCACGGGCAATGTCCATGTGATTCTGATTCTCTTTGTGCTGCTATGTTTTGTGACAGGAACCTTCCTTGAGACAGCTTCTCAGGTGCTGATTTATACACCGTTGTTCCTGCCTACCTTAAAAGGACTGGGTGTCAGCCCGCTGCATTTTGGTATTCTGCTTACAGTGGGGACCATGCTGGGCATGATGACGCCTCCGGTGGGAATCAACCTGTTTGTCGCGCAGGGAATCAGCGGAGCAAAGATATCAAAGATGACCAAGGCAATCCTTCCCTTCCTGTTTGTGATGCTGTTTGTGCAGATACTGTTTGTGTTCTTCCCGGGCTTTTCGACCTTCCTTCCGGGATTGTTCTCAAAGTAG